The Pseudomonas protegens genome contains the following window.
ACATGCCCGAGCCGGCCTTTTCCATCTACCTGGCGTTTGATGCCGGAGAGTATCGTCACCCGGGGGATGGGCAAGATGAACGGCCTTGGGAAAAGTGGACGCGGCCGGCGCTTGAACGGATTCTGCGCGAAGCCGATGAGGGGGCGTCGGCCGAGGTTTAGCCGGCGCGCGTTGCGGCCGGAACCGCCGGCGAATTCACGCGGTTTCGCTACGGCTCCAGCATCAAGCGGCGCCAAAGAATCGGCGGCGCGACAGCAGCGGCCGGCGCTTGTGGCTCCGCCTTCTCCGGTGCCTGGGCTGAGGTTGCCTCGCTGGGCTCAGGCGCTCTTGTCGACTCGGTCGGGTCATCGGTCGGCGATGAGGTCATTTGATCCTGACCACCACCTTGCCCTTGGCCCGTCCCTGTTCGACGTACTGCAGTGCTTCTGCCGTGTCTGCAAAGGCAAAGCTGCGGTCGAGCACCGGCTTGATGATTCCGGCCTTGATCAGCGCGGTGATCTGTTGCAGCTGGGCGCCATCGGCCCGCATGAACACAAAGGCGTAGCGGACGTCCAGCTGGCGCGCCTTGCGCCGGATACCGAAGCTCAAAAGCCGCATGACCTGCTGCAACGGCCAGGCCAGCCCTTGCTCCTGGGCGAATTGCAGCGTGGGTGGCCCGGAGATGGAAATCAGCTGGCCGCCGGGCTTGAGGACCTTGAGGGACTTTTCCAGTACGTCGCTGCCCAGGCTGTTCAACACCAGGTCGTAGTCATGCAGGACGCTTTCGAAGTTCTGCTGCTTGTAGTCGATCACCTGATCGGCGCCCAGGGCCTTGACCCACTCGACGTTCGCCGTGCTGGTGGTGGTCGCGACGAAGGCGCCAAGGTGCTTGGCCAGCTGGATGGCTAGGGTGCCGACACCGCCTGCGCCGGCGTGGATCAGCACTTTCTGGCCCTTTTTCACCTGGGCGGTTTCCACCAGCACTTGCCAGGCGGTGAGTGCGACCAAGGGGATCGATGCGGCCTCGATCATGCTGGTGTTGGCCGGTTTCAGGGCGACGGCCTGTTCGTTCACGGCGATCCATTGGGCGAACGTCCCGATCCGTGTTTCAGGCGGGCGCGCGTAGACTTCGTCTCCCGGCTTGAAGCGTTGCACCTGGTGGCCAACTTCAACCACGACGCCCGCCAGGTCATTGCCCAGTATCAGCGGCAATGCATAGGGCAGGATCAGTTTGAATTC
Protein-coding sequences here:
- a CDS encoding NADP-dependent oxidoreductase, whose protein sequence is MKAFLIDRYGKNSGRIGEAPTPTVGAHDVLIEVHASGVNALDSKIRTGEFKLILPYALPLILGNDLAGVVVEVGHQVQRFKPGDEVYARPPETRIGTFAQWIAVNEQAVALKPANTSMIEAASIPLVALTAWQVLVETAQVKKGQKVLIHAGAGGVGTLAIQLAKHLGAFVATTTSTANVEWVKALGADQVIDYKQQNFESVLHDYDLVLNSLGSDVLEKSLKVLKPGGQLISISGPPTLQFAQEQGLAWPLQQVMRLLSFGIRRKARQLDVRYAFVFMRADGAQLQQITALIKAGIIKPVLDRSFAFADTAEALQYVEQGRAKGKVVVRIK